The Dreissena polymorpha isolate Duluth1 chromosome 2, UMN_Dpol_1.0, whole genome shotgun sequence nucleotide sequence AGTTGGTTATGACTAGTGCCAAAATAAGTTAATGACACAAAAACGTTAATTCGACTTCATTACCTTTTTCGGATTTTAGTGGAAATTAACAAAAACTAGAGCTGGGCCACTAACGTGACTAATAAGACCGTACCGCTTTGTCAGTTATGTTCACTGGCACTGGGGTGAAACATTGCCTTGCACGTCGGAACGTCAAACTGATCAAACACGTGAATTTTCAATGTAATCGCTTTAGACATGTATAAcgtaattaatattttaactaaGACTATTTTTAGTTATACTACTGCTATAAAATGGCTAAGTTGTGTTTTGAAATCTGCACTTCCTTTATTTAccgtttatttaatttattattcgttTATTTACCGAAAAAAGAACGATAAAtcaaaacaatgttaattttGCAATGTTTGAACTGATTTCTAATTGGTATCGTCATTCACGCTTCTGTTATATACGCTCACATAGTCTAGCACGCACAACTCTTTATATGTACCGTACAGGTGTCGGTCAGTCGCTGGCGGGATGTTACATCCGGTGGCACGGTCGAGGTCGGTCTTCTTAAGTACCGGTATGAATCCGACAAAGACTGCGACAATTTCTTTGGTGGCTACAAGTGCGACCCTTACTTCAAAGTGTGCCTGCAGTGGCGAAACCACAGGTTCAGATTTACGGGGAAAATAGGTTTAAGCGGATTATTATTGCTTTAACTATGTCATTCTTATATGCATCGAAATGCCATCATTCACATTTGGAGCTTATTGGGATTAAATGGGCAttcaatacaaaaattaaattgaCATAGAATGTAAAAGACAGCCCTAAAGGTTTTAAATAACCTGATGGCCTTCCGTTATTTACAACTATATCACATACGAAAGTCACGTACGTACAGCGTCTTCTCTTCGTATTTTTGTAGTCTTTCTATTTGGCCGTATCTATAACCTCCACGATGATATCTTTTATTGctgtgttatttatatatatacgcAGTTTATATATTCTTTATAAAACCCATGCAAATATAGGAACATTATAACCTATACCATTCTGAAACAAGATTTAATGACAGACATGTCTATTTTCCTAGCCTTTGTCTTGATATATAGAAAATAAAGTACTTActtaataatattttctatacATTCAGCTGCTCATTAAACCAAGTTAAGACATCGTCAGTGGACAACGAGAACGAGCTGGTTGATATTCTAAACAGCACAAACATCAGCCCCAACCCTATTCCGTTCCATATTCCTCGAATTCAGGTACGTATACTCTGGttctaattgtatttattttgctgTTCAACTTTGCTGGCTCATTCAAGGTATGAGAACTCTAATGACTTGCATTCGTGTAATATCGCCTTATTTCCTACATTTCCGTTACCTCGAACGGTCTGCGTTTATGTGCGTAAAACTACGATAATTTGGCAAAAATCaacacaaatattttcattttttatcaagGATACATCAGAGAAAATTTCAGTAATTAAACTTTGTATTTTCCTTCTGTTaatatattttgagaaattatttttaaaacaacttGCGACTAGTGATTGGTATTTTGTCTGGTTTTCTTAGGGGAGAAAACAACTCTTGTGtgcttatattttatattttctttttttcaattgttaCACATCATTTGCTATCAGGAATGCATACATAagtcatttatgtataaatatagaTAAACAATACGTCTTGCTTGATTAATGTTTAGTGTAATACTAGATTTGAAATCAAATGGTTATGAAAACCAGGAACTGTGCGAAGAAAGAGCAGAACCTAAATGTAATGTATTAAAGTTCTAAGTCCTTGGGAAtcaataaaagcaaaacaaatagcAGCAAAACACTTAATGGTTCCCATTGTGCTCTTCAGTACCCAATCAGCGTGCGTGTAGAGGTGTGGAACAAGAACCTATTAAATGACCACTTCATCGACAACGTGGATTTCACCTTTCCTAAATATAGCGACACGCGCCGTCACACTGAGCATATCCGGGGCGTCAACCAGCAGGCCAGGTGGCGGGACATAATTTATAATGGCAacatttggcatatttttttgtttgtactgTTGATACTCTCACCAATCCCCATAGATGGGATTACTCCGTGCCCCCCTTTGGCATCACATAAATTGACCTAACTTGAAATGATCAGAATTGTAAACTAGTACTCTGAATTTTACATGGATTTATATGCTTACATTTGATATTGGAATGATCATAGGGATCCGGCACACACAAAAATATGATGTTTTTGTGCCGGGTCCCTATGGGTACGATTTCAAGATTTCACTTAACTAATATTAACGACTTCATAGTTATGGCACTATGTTCGTCAGCATTTGATAATTCTGCTCATATTTCATGTTGTCATTTTTTCAGTGTTGATATATACATAGATATCTCGTGCGACTATAATTTCTATGGCATCGATTGTGGTACTCACTGTGTTGCACCTCCACACGGCTCATGCAACTCCGACGGAAATGTTATATGCAACACCGGTCAGTACAGTATAAACCAACAAAAACTATATATGTAGGAACGCAGGAAATCACCATTTAATACAAGATTTATAAATTCATAGACTAAAGCATGaaccaaaattataatttatgttgtaaaacataagtgttgttttatttttaatgtttattttttgtttacatgttttacaTATTTACCGAAAAATGAAATGCAAATCATAACCACTATGTCTGCTTGGTATAATCTCGTTATTGTGGTTATTAACCTTTTCATTTTGAGGTTTGTCtcaaaaaactattttttaatcaaacaatGGTTTAGAATATTGATTCAACACTTTGAGAAAATAtcttactatagccaaatataaTATGTTTCTATGCATACTGGCATACTTATGTTGCCATGAACTTCTCACATGAATTAAAGTTTGTGAATACTGGATTAAATGCAATTTCAAAATTCAAATGCTGTTCTCAATATTTCATAGATTATCCTCATGTTGACCTGTCCAGCTTTTATCGGTTAGAAGTACAACTTTTAATATTTAAAGGAAAACCATGAGACTtgtgaaaatgaacacacaagcTGTTGTTTATAAATAGTTTTACTTGGGGATTAGTGTCGTTTTCACATAATCAAATGCTTTCTAATTGCAGGGAATGAAAGATCATTTAACctcaataattaaattttgctagtTATTTAAATCAGAtgtcattgtttatttttttgttgttttctaatTTTACTCTTATCATGGTTTTCAAGTTTCTAATACAATTATAGGCCATTAAACAGAACGTTTTACAACAAACCGCATCCGAAAATTCAATGATCGTCTTAATAAATACCATTTATAACATTTGACTAGCCTTTACAATTTAACAACGCATATTCGATCAACATCGTTATTTTTTGCTTTCAGGTTACACAGGTCAACTATGCAATGAAATTGTACCCTCAAGTACACAAAGCCATACTATTTTTTCTGTCCAaacaacaaatacacacacaacaTCAAGGCCAACAACTATGATACCCACGACAATATGGTCAACAACAACGAAACCAACAACAGTAAGGTCAACAACAATAACACACACAACAGTAAGGTCAACAACAACGAAACTCACAACAGTAAGGTCAACAACAATGACACCCACACCAGTAAGGTCAACAACAACGAGACCCACAACAGTAAGGTCAACAACAACGAGACCCACAACAGTAAGGTCAACAACAACGAGACCCACCACAGTAAGGTCATTAACAACGAAACCCACAACAGTAAGGTCAACAACAACGAGACCCACAACAGTAAGGTCAACAACAACGAGACTCACAACAATAAGGTCAACAACAATGAGACCCACAACAGTAAGGTCAACAACAATGACACCCACAACAGTAAGGTCAACAACGAAACCCACACCAGTATGGTCAACAACAACGAGACCCACCACAGTAAGGTCAACAACAACGAGACTCACAACAATAAGGTCAACAACAATGAGACCCACAACAGTAAGGTCAACAACAATGAGACCCACAACAGTAAGGTCAACAACAACGAAACCCACAACAGTAAGGTCAACAACAATGACACCCACAACAGTAAGGTCAACAACAACGAGACCCACAACAGTAAGGTCAACAACAATGACACCCATAACAGTTAGGTCAACAACAATGACACCCACAACAGTAAGGTCAACAACAACGAAACCTACAACAGTAAGGTCAACAACAACGAAACCCACAACATTAAGTACAACAACAATGCAACACACCACATTGAAACCAACAACTATGAGACCCACAACAGTAAGGTCAACAACAATCAAACCCACAACAAAACGATCAACAACATTGAAACCCTCCACAGTGCGGTCAACATCAATGAAACCCACGACAATAAAGCCAACAACTATGAAATCCACAACAGTACGATCAACAACACTGAAACCCACGACAGTAAGACAAACAACAATGAAACTCACAACAGAAAGGCCAACAACAATGAAATTAACAACATATAGTTCAACAAAAATGCAACACACAACATTGAAACCAACAACAATAAAACCCACAACAGTACGGTCTACAACAATGAAACCCACAACAAAACGTCAAACAACATTGAAACCCTCAACAATACGGTCAACATCAATGAAACCCACAACATTTAGTACAAAAACAATGCACCCCACATCAAAAAAGCCAACAACAATTAAACCTACAACATTTACTACAACAACAATGCAACACACAACATTGAGACCAACATCAATGAAACGCTCAACATTTATACAAACATCAATGAAAAGCACAACATTAAAGCAACCACAAATTCAAAACACAACAGTGACCCCAACAACAATGAGAAACTCAACTGAAACACCCATGATATACTCAACTGGAACACGAATctcaacacaaaacataaccataACACCAACAACAATTAAACATCCAACAGTGTCACCTACAACTGTGCATACAGCAGCAATAAAATATTCCACCGTAAAGACGACAGcaataaatcaaacaaatttAACTTCAAAGAAA carries:
- the LOC127865794 gene encoding mucin-5AC-like isoform X9: MDLRRECFLLFVLVSVSRWRDVTSGGTVEVGLLKYRYESDKDCDNFFGGYKCDPYFKVCLQWRNHSCSLNQVKTSSVDNENELVDILNSTNISPNPIPFHIPRIQYPISVRVEVWNKNLLNDHFIDNVDFTFPKYSDTRRHTEHIRGVNQQASVDIYIDISCDYNFYGIDCGTHCVAPPHGSCNSDGNVICNTGYTGQLCNEIVPSSTQSHTIFSVQTTNTHTTSRPTTMIPTTIWSTTTKPTTVRSTTITHTTVRSTTTKLTTVRSTTMTPTPVRSTTTRPTTVRSTTTRPTTVRSLTTKPTTVRSTTTRPTTVRSTTMRPTTVRSTTMRPTTVRSTTTKPTTVRSTTMTPTTVRSTTTRPTTVRSTTMTPITVRSTTMTPTTVRSTTTKPTTVRSTTTKPTTLSTTTMQHTTLKPTTMRPTTVRSTTIKPTTKRSTTLKPSTVRSTSMKPTTIKPTTMKSTTVRSTTLKPTTVRQTTMKLTTERPTTMKLTTYSSTKMQHTTLKPTTIKPTTVRSTTMKPTTKRQTTLKPSTIRSTSMKPTTFSTKTMHPTSKKPTTIKPTTFTTTTMQHTTLRPTSMKRSTFIQTSMKSTTLKQPQIQNTTVTPTTMRNSTETPMIYSTGTRISTQNITITPTTIKHPTVSPTTVHTAAIKYSTVKTTAINQTNLTSKKHSTPLPTTITHTKTNIQTSTMKNTTVTTTTEATTMNHTTIAPTSMKLTTVATTPLENTTVASMTTINQTTKSTNTSIYPSTRQTSTIHTTTSKPKTTVKAKTFKNPSTTTSTLNHSTLNQTTAESKVNITTPKQTVSHSMTSLSVNHTMAKPEYQTTENPIAGNTTANPRTEKTSQTRISNSTVANPKANHTTVNRIANNTTANPIANHTTTITIANHTAAKTATNHTTASSTRITSTANPAATQTVGPPHTRVHTSRLSTYITKQHGRSKDAQQTDDSPKPNNYVGVALGVTAGVLLIVLMVGVAVFLNRRKRPLEIDPWNDLETVASEDHEPITGSLQLKLDDMYQPNNRGFNNPAYGSTMGESQS
- the LOC127865794 gene encoding mucin-5AC-like isoform X49 → MDLRRECFLLFVLVSVSRWRDVTSGGTVEVGLLKYRYESDKDCDNFFGGYKCDPYFKVCLQWRNHSCSLNQVKTSSVDNENELVDILNSTNISPNPIPFHIPRIQYPISVRVEVWNKNLLNDHFIDNVDFTFPKYSDTRRHTEHIRGVNQQASVDIYIDISCDYNFYGIDCGTHCVAPPHGSCNSDGNVICNTGYTGQLCNEIVPSSTQSHTIFSVQTTNTHTTSRPTTMIPTTIWSTTTKPTTVRSTTITHTTVRSTTTKLTTVRSTTMTPTPVRSTTTRPTTVRSTTTRPTTVRSTTTRPTTVRSLTTKPTTVRSTTTRPTTVRSTTTRPTTVRSTTMTPITVRSTTMTPTTVRSTTIKPTTKRSTTLKPSTVRSTSMKPTTIKPTTMKSTTVRSTTLKPTTVRQTTMKLTTERPTTMKLTTYSSTKMQHTTLKPTTIKPTTVRSTTMKPTTKRQTTLKPSTIRSTSMKPTTFSTKTMHPTSKKPTTIKPTTFTTTTMQHTTLRPTSMKRSTFIQTSMKSTTLKQPQIQNTTVTPTTMRNSTETPMIYSTGTRISTQNITITPTTIKHPTVSPTTVHTAAIKYSTVKTTAINQTNLTSKKHSTPLPTTITHTKTNIQTSTMKNTTVTTTTEATTMNHTTIAPTSMKLTTVATTPLENTTVASMTTINQTTKSTNTSIYPSTRQTSTIHTTTSKPKTTVKAKTFKNPSTTTSTLNHSTLNQTTAESKVNITTPKQTVSHSMTSLSVNHTMAKPEYQTTENPIAGNTTANPRTEKTSQTRISNSTVANPKANHTTVNRIANNTTANPIANHTTTITIANHTAAKTATNHTTASSTRITSTANPAATQTVGPPHTRVHTSRLSTYITKQHGRSKDAQQTDDSPKPNNYVGVALGVTAGVLLIVLMVGVAVFLNRRKRPLEIDPWNDLETVASEDHEPITGSLQLKLDDMYQPNNRGFNNPAYGSTMGESQS
- the LOC127865794 gene encoding mucin-5AC-like isoform X45; translation: MDLRRECFLLFVLVSVSRWRDVTSGGTVEVGLLKYRYESDKDCDNFFGGYKCDPYFKVCLQWRNHSCSLNQVKTSSVDNENELVDILNSTNISPNPIPFHIPRIQYPISVRVEVWNKNLLNDHFIDNVDFTFPKYSDTRRHTEHIRGVNQQASVDIYIDISCDYNFYGIDCGTHCVAPPHGSCNSDGNVICNTGYTGQLCNEIVPSSTQSHTIFSVQTTNTHTTSRPTTMIPTTIWSTTTKPTTVRSTTITHTTVRSTTTKLTTVRSTTMTPTPVRSTTTRPTTVRSTTTRPTTVRSTTTRPTTVRSLTTKPTTVRSTTTRPTTVRSTTTRLTTIRSTTMRPTTVRSTTTRPTTVRSTTMTPITVRSTTMTPTTVRSTTIKPTTKRSTTLKPSTVRSTSMKPTTIKPTTMKSTTVRSTTLKPTTVRQTTMKLTTERPTTMKLTTYSSTKMQHTTLKPTTIKPTTVRSTTMKPTTKRQTTLKPSTIRSTSMKPTTFSTKTMHPTSKKPTTIKPTTFTTTTMQHTTLRPTSMKRSTFIQTSMKSTTLKQPQIQNTTVTPTTMRNSTETPMIYSTGTRISTQNITITPTTIKHPTVSPTTVHTAAIKYSTVKTTAINQTNLTSKKHSTPLPTTITHTKTNIQTSTMKNTTVTTTTEATTMNHTTIAPTSMKLTTVATTPLENTTVASMTTINQTTKSTNTSIYPSTRQTSTIHTTTSKPKTTVKAKTFKNPSTTTSTLNHSTLNQTTAESKVNITTPKQTVSHSMTSLSVNHTMAKPEYQTTENPIAGNTTANPRTEKTSQTRISNSTVANPKANHTTVNRIANNTTANPIANHTTTITIANHTAAKTATNHTTASSTRITSTANPAATQTVGPPHTRVHTSRLSTYITKQHGRSKDAQQTDDSPKPNNYVGVALGVTAGVLLIVLMVGVAVFLNRRKRPLEIDPWNDLETVASEDHEPITGSLQLKLDDMYQPNNRGFNNPAYGSTMGESQS
- the LOC127865794 gene encoding mucin-5AC-like isoform X17, with the protein product MDLRRECFLLFVLVSVSRWRDVTSGGTVEVGLLKYRYESDKDCDNFFGGYKCDPYFKVCLQWRNHSCSLNQVKTSSVDNENELVDILNSTNISPNPIPFHIPRIQYPISVRVEVWNKNLLNDHFIDNVDFTFPKYSDTRRHTEHIRGVNQQASVDIYIDISCDYNFYGIDCGTHCVAPPHGSCNSDGNVICNTGYTGQLCNEIVPSSTQSHTIFSVQTTNTHTTSRPTTMIPTTIWSTTTKPTTVRSTTITHTTVRSTTTKLTTVRSTTMTPTPVRSTTTRPTTVRSTTTRPTTVRSTTTRPTTVRSTTMRPTTVRSTTTKPTTVRSTTMTPTTVRSTTTRPTTVRSTTMTPITVRSTTMTPTTVRSTTTKPTTVRSTTTKPTTLSTTTMQHTTLKPTTMRPTTVRSTTIKPTTKRSTTLKPSTVRSTSMKPTTIKPTTMKSTTVRSTTLKPTTVRQTTMKLTTERPTTMKLTTYSSTKMQHTTLKPTTIKPTTVRSTTMKPTTKRQTTLKPSTIRSTSMKPTTFSTKTMHPTSKKPTTIKPTTFTTTTMQHTTLRPTSMKRSTFIQTSMKSTTLKQPQIQNTTVTPTTMRNSTETPMIYSTGTRISTQNITITPTTIKHPTVSPTTVHTAAIKYSTVKTTAINQTNLTSKKHSTPLPTTITHTKTNIQTSTMKNTTVTTTTEATTMNHTTIAPTSMKLTTVATTPLENTTVASMTTINQTTKSTNTSIYPSTRQTSTIHTTTSKPKTTVKAKTFKNPSTTTSTLNHSTLNQTTAESKVNITTPKQTVSHSMTSLSVNHTMAKPEYQTTENPIAGNTTANPRTEKTSQTRISNSTVANPKANHTTVNRIANNTTANPIANHTTTITIANHTAAKTATNHTTASSTRITSTANPAATQTVGPPHTRVHTSRLSTYITKQHGRSKDAQQTDDSPKPNNYVGVALGVTAGVLLIVLMVGVAVFLNRRKRPLEIDPWNDLETVASEDHEPITGSLQLKLDDMYQPNNRGFNNPAYGSTMGESQS
- the LOC127865794 gene encoding mucin-5AC-like isoform X18; its protein translation is MDLRRECFLLFVLVSVSRWRDVTSGGTVEVGLLKYRYESDKDCDNFFGGYKCDPYFKVCLQWRNHSCSLNQVKTSSVDNENELVDILNSTNISPNPIPFHIPRIQYPISVRVEVWNKNLLNDHFIDNVDFTFPKYSDTRRHTEHIRGVNQQASVDIYIDISCDYNFYGIDCGTHCVAPPHGSCNSDGNVICNTGYTGQLCNEIVPSSTQSHTIFSVQTTNTHTTSRPTTMIPTTIWSTTTKPTTVRSTTITHTTVRSTTTKLTTVRSTTMTPTPVRSTTTRPTTVRSLTTKPTTVRSTTTRPTTVRSTTMRPTTVRSTTTKPTTVRSTTMTPTTVRSTTTRPTTVRSTTMTPITVRSTTMTPTTVRSTTTKPTTVRSTTTKPTTLSTTTMQHTTLKPTTMRPTTVRSTTIKPTTKRSTTLKPSTVRSTSMKPTTIKPTTMKSTTVRSTTLKPTTVRQTTMKLTTERPTTMKLTTYSSTKMQHTTLKPTTIKPTTVRSTTMKPTTKRQTTLKPSTIRSTSMKPTTFSTKTMHPTSKKPTTIKPTTFTTTTMQHTTLRPTSMKRSTFIQTSMKSTTLKQPQIQNTTVTPTTMRNSTETPMIYSTGTRISTQNITITPTTIKHPTVSPTTVHTAAIKYSTVKTTAINQTNLTSKKHSTPLPTTITHTKTNIQTSTMKNTTVTTTTEATTMNHTTIAPTSMKLTTVATTPLENTTVASMTTINQTTKSTNTSIYPSTRQTSTIHTTTSKPKTTVKAKTFKNPSTTTSTLNHSTLNQTTAESKVNITTPKQTVSHSMTSLSVNHTMAKPEYQTTENPIAGNTTANPRTEKTSQTRISNSTVANPKANHTTVNRIANNTTANPIANHTTTITIANHTAAKTATNHTTASSTRITSTANPAATQTVGPPHTRVHTSRLSTYITKQHGRSKDAQQTDDSPKPNNYVGVALGVTAGVLLIVLMVGVAVFLNRRKRPLEIDPWNDLETVASEDHEPITGSLQLKLDDMYQPNNRGFNNPAYGSTMGESQS
- the LOC127865794 gene encoding mucin-5AC-like isoform X1 is translated as MDLRRECFLLFVLVSVSRWRDVTSGGTVEVGLLKYRYESDKDCDNFFGGYKCDPYFKVCLQWRNHSCSLNQVKTSSVDNENELVDILNSTNISPNPIPFHIPRIQYPISVRVEVWNKNLLNDHFIDNVDFTFPKYSDTRRHTEHIRGVNQQASVDIYIDISCDYNFYGIDCGTHCVAPPHGSCNSDGNVICNTGYTGQLCNEIVPSSTQSHTIFSVQTTNTHTTSRPTTMIPTTIWSTTTKPTTVRSTTITHTTVRSTTTKLTTVRSTTMTPTPVRSTTTRPTTVRSTTTRPTTVRSTTTRPTTVRSLTTKPTTVRSTTTRPTTVRSTTTRLTTIRSTTMRPTTVRSTTMTPTTVRSTTKPTPVWSTTTRPTTVRSTTTRLTTIRSTTMRPTTVRSTTMTPTTVRSTTTRPTTVRSTTMTPITVRSTTMTPTTVRSTTTKPTTVRSTTTKPTTLSTTTMQHTTLKPTTMRPTTVRSTTIKPTTKRSTTLKPSTVRSTSMKPTTIKPTTMKSTTVRSTTLKPTTVRQTTMKLTTERPTTMKLTTYSSTKMQHTTLKPTTIKPTTVRSTTMKPTTKRQTTLKPSTIRSTSMKPTTFSTKTMHPTSKKPTTIKPTTFTTTTMQHTTLRPTSMKRSTFIQTSMKSTTLKQPQIQNTTVTPTTMRNSTETPMIYSTGTRISTQNITITPTTIKHPTVSPTTVHTAAIKYSTVKTTAINQTNLTSKKHSTPLPTTITHTKTNIQTSTMKNTTVTTTTEATTMNHTTIAPTSMKLTTVATTPLENTTVASMTTINQTTKSTNTSIYPSTRQTSTIHTTTSKPKTTVKAKTFKNPSTTTSTLNHSTLNQTTAESKVNITTPKQTVSHSMTSLSVNHTMAKPEYQTTENPIAGNTTANPRTEKTSQTRISNSTVANPKANHTTVNRIANNTTANPIANHTTTITIANHTAAKTATNHTTASSTRITSTANPAATQTVGPPHTRVHTSRLSTYITKQHGRSKDAQQTDDSPKPNNYVGVALGVTAGVLLIVLMVGVAVFLNRRKRPLEIDPWNDLETVASEDHEPITGSLQLKLDDMYQPNNRGFNNPAYGSTMGESQS
- the LOC127865794 gene encoding mucin-5AC-like isoform X3, producing MDLRRECFLLFVLVSVSRWRDVTSGGTVEVGLLKYRYESDKDCDNFFGGYKCDPYFKVCLQWRNHSCSLNQVKTSSVDNENELVDILNSTNISPNPIPFHIPRIQYPISVRVEVWNKNLLNDHFIDNVDFTFPKYSDTRRHTEHIRGVNQQASVDIYIDISCDYNFYGIDCGTHCVAPPHGSCNSDGNVICNTGYTGQLCNEIVPSSTQSHTIFSVQTTNTHTTSRPTTMIPTTIWSTTTKPTTVRSTTITHTTVRSTTTKLTTVRSTTMTPTPVRSTTTRPTTVRSTTTRPTTVRSTTTRPTTVRSLTTKPTTVRSTTTRPTTVRSTTTRLTTIRSTTMRPTTVRSTTMTPTTVRSTTKPTPVWSTTTRPTTVRSTTTRLTTIRSTTMRPTTVRSTTMTPTTVRSTTTKPTTVRSTTTKPTTLSTTTMQHTTLKPTTMRPTTVRSTTIKPTTKRSTTLKPSTVRSTSMKPTTIKPTTMKSTTVRSTTLKPTTVRQTTMKLTTERPTTMKLTTYSSTKMQHTTLKPTTIKPTTVRSTTMKPTTKRQTTLKPSTIRSTSMKPTTFSTKTMHPTSKKPTTIKPTTFTTTTMQHTTLRPTSMKRSTFIQTSMKSTTLKQPQIQNTTVTPTTMRNSTETPMIYSTGTRISTQNITITPTTIKHPTVSPTTVHTAAIKYSTVKTTAINQTNLTSKKHSTPLPTTITHTKTNIQTSTMKNTTVTTTTEATTMNHTTIAPTSMKLTTVATTPLENTTVASMTTINQTTKSTNTSIYPSTRQTSTIHTTTSKPKTTVKAKTFKNPSTTTSTLNHSTLNQTTAESKVNITTPKQTVSHSMTSLSVNHTMAKPEYQTTENPIAGNTTANPRTEKTSQTRISNSTVANPKANHTTVNRIANNTTANPIANHTTTITIANHTAAKTATNHTTASSTRITSTANPAATQTVGPPHTRVHTSRLSTYITKQHGRSKDAQQTDDSPKPNNYVGVALGVTAGVLLIVLMVGVAVFLNRRKRPLEIDPWNDLETVASEDHEPITGSLQLKLDDMYQPNNRGFNNPAYGSTMGESQS
- the LOC127865794 gene encoding mucin-5AC-like isoform X2, producing the protein MDLRRECFLLFVLVSVSRWRDVTSGGTVEVGLLKYRYESDKDCDNFFGGYKCDPYFKVCLQWRNHSCSLNQVKTSSVDNENELVDILNSTNISPNPIPFHIPRIQYPISVRVEVWNKNLLNDHFIDNVDFTFPKYSDTRRHTEHIRGVNQQASVDIYIDISCDYNFYGIDCGTHCVAPPHGSCNSDGNVICNTGYTGQLCNEIVPSSTQSHTIFSVQTTNTHTTSRPTTMIPTTIWSTTTKPTTVRSTTITHTTVRSTTTKLTTVRSTTMTPTPVRSTTTRPTTVRSTTTRPTTVRSTTTRPTTVRSLTTKPTTVRSTTTRPTTVRSTTTRLTTIRSTTMRPTTVRSTTMTPTTVRSTTTKPTTVRSTTMTPTTVRSTTTRPTTVRSTTMTPITVRSTTMTPTTVRSTTTKPTTVRSTTTKPTTLSTTTMQHTTLKPTTMRPTTVRSTTIKPTTKRSTTLKPSTVRSTSMKPTTIKPTTMKSTTVRSTTLKPTTVRQTTMKLTTERPTTMKLTTYSSTKMQHTTLKPTTIKPTTVRSTTMKPTTKRQTTLKPSTIRSTSMKPTTFSTKTMHPTSKKPTTIKPTTFTTTTMQHTTLRPTSMKRSTFIQTSMKSTTLKQPQIQNTTVTPTTMRNSTETPMIYSTGTRISTQNITITPTTIKHPTVSPTTVHTAAIKYSTVKTTAINQTNLTSKKHSTPLPTTITHTKTNIQTSTMKNTTVTTTTEATTMNHTTIAPTSMKLTTVATTPLENTTVASMTTINQTTKSTNTSIYPSTRQTSTIHTTTSKPKTTVKAKTFKNPSTTTSTLNHSTLNQTTAESKVNITTPKQTVSHSMTSLSVNHTMAKPEYQTTENPIAGNTTANPRTEKTSQTRISNSTVANPKANHTTVNRIANNTTANPIANHTTTITIANHTAAKTATNHTTASSTRITSTANPAATQTVGPPHTRVHTSRLSTYITKQHGRSKDAQQTDDSPKPNNYVGVALGVTAGVLLIVLMVGVAVFLNRRKRPLEIDPWNDLETVASEDHEPITGSLQLKLDDMYQPNNRGFNNPAYGSTMGESQS
- the LOC127865794 gene encoding mucin-5AC-like isoform X15, producing the protein MDLRRECFLLFVLVSVSRWRDVTSGGTVEVGLLKYRYESDKDCDNFFGGYKCDPYFKVCLQWRNHSCSLNQVKTSSVDNENELVDILNSTNISPNPIPFHIPRIQYPISVRVEVWNKNLLNDHFIDNVDFTFPKYSDTRRHTEHIRGVNQQASVDIYIDISCDYNFYGIDCGTHCVAPPHGSCNSDGNVICNTGYTGQLCNEIVPSSTQSHTIFSVQTTNTHTTSRPTTMIPTTIWSTTTKPTTVRSTTITHTTVRSTTTKLTTVRSTTMTPTPVRSTTTRPTTVRSTTTRPTTVRSTTTRPTTVRSLTTKPTTVRSTTTRPTTVRSTTTRLTTIRSTTMRPTTVRSTTTRPTTVRSTTMTPITVRSTTMTPTTVRSTTTKPTTVRSTTTKPTTLSTTTMQHTTLKPTTMRPTTVRSTTIKPTTKRSTTLKPSTVRSTSMKPTTIKPTTMKSTTVRSTTLKPTTVRQTTMKLTTERPTTMKLTTYSSTKMQHTTLKPTTIKPTTVRSTTMKPTTKRQTTLKPSTIRSTSMKPTTFSTKTMHPTSKKPTTIKPTTFTTTTMQHTTLRPTSMKRSTFIQTSMKSTTLKQPQIQNTTVTPTTMRNSTETPMIYSTGTRISTQNITITPTTIKHPTVSPTTVHTAAIKYSTVKTTAINQTNLTSKKHSTPLPTTITHTKTNIQTSTMKNTTVTTTTEATTMNHTTIAPTSMKLTTVATTPLENTTVASMTTINQTTKSTNTSIYPSTRQTSTIHTTTSKPKTTVKAKTFKNPSTTTSTLNHSTLNQTTAESKVNITTPKQTVSHSMTSLSVNHTMAKPEYQTTENPIAGNTTANPRTEKTSQTRISNSTVANPKANHTTVNRIANNTTANPIANHTTTITIANHTAAKTATNHTTASSTRITSTANPAATQTVGPPHTRVHTSRLSTYITKQHGRSKDAQQTDDSPKPNNYVGVALGVTAGVLLIVLMVGVAVFLNRRKRPLEIDPWNDLETVASEDHEPITGSLQLKLDDMYQPNNRGFNNPAYGSTMGESQS